From a region of the Fervidicoccaceae archaeon genome:
- the pdxT gene encoding pyridoxal 5'-phosphate synthase glutaminase subunit PdxT, with protein MKIGIIAVQGDFLEHAEIVREIGGEPVYVKKPMDLEGIDALIIPGGESTSIGKLLSRAGLEERVRELALEGMPVLGTCAGAILLAKRVTDRRVGEVKQPLLGVMDISVVRNFYGRQRESFETSVEVEGVGKVRAAFIRAPAIDQAWGSARIISYLDFPPYGRTGVAAIQKNVIAVTFHPEITGDYSLHRYILTLGKR; from the coding sequence TTGAAGATTGGAATTATAGCTGTCCAAGGAGACTTCCTTGAACATGCAGAAATTGTCAGAGAAATTGGAGGTGAACCTGTTTATGTGAAGAAACCTATGGACTTGGAGGGAATTGACGCCTTGATAATTCCCGGGGGTGAGTCTACTTCTATTGGTAAATTGCTGTCAAGAGCAGGATTGGAGGAGAGAGTTAGAGAACTAGCATTAGAGGGAATGCCTGTGCTGGGAACCTGTGCTGGAGCAATTTTGCTAGCCAAGAGGGTCACAGACAGAAGAGTGGGAGAAGTTAAGCAGCCTTTGCTCGGCGTTATGGACATTTCGGTCGTGCGCAATTTTTACGGTAGACAGAGAGAGTCGTTTGAAACATCTGTAGAAGTGGAAGGGGTTGGGAAAGTGAGGGCAGCTTTCATAAGGGCCCCAGCTATAGATCAAGCTTGGGGCTCAGCTAGGATAATATCTTATTTGGACTTCCCCCCGTATGGAAGAACGGGTGTTGCCGCAATTCAGAAAAATGTCATTGCTGTGACCTTTCATCCAGAAATAACGGGAGACTACAGCCTTCACAGGTATATTTTAACTTTGGGGAAGAGATGA
- the pdxS gene encoding pyridoxal 5'-phosphate synthase lyase subunit PdxS produces MKLIDSYVYLDRLKELIYSLLEQRDLIKEEGKELFPLRISTPLVNYGFVSMLKGGVIMDVTNERQAEIAEDAGAVGVMVLDKLPYDVRKAGGVARTADASIIKRVMDSITIPVSAKCRIAHEWEARILEELGVDLIDESEVLTPADESAHIDKWKFRTPFVNGARNLPEALRRIEEGAAMIRTKGEPGTGNVAEAVKHIKLVNRDISILRGYAQAGDFEAILSYSRQNQVNYELALLTAKLGRLPVVNFAAGGIATPADAALMMWLGADGIFVGSGIFKSADPENRARAIVIATTHWDDPEAVAEAQSMVSERGALEGIDLKQLRPEELMQVRGV; encoded by the coding sequence CTCATAGATTCGTATGTCTATTTGGATAGATTGAAGGAGCTCATCTATTCCCTTCTTGAACAGAGAGATCTCATAAAAGAGGAGGGAAAGGAGCTCTTCCCATTAAGAATTTCCACTCCGCTTGTTAACTACGGATTTGTGTCCATGCTGAAGGGTGGGGTGATAATGGATGTTACAAATGAGAGACAAGCTGAAATTGCTGAGGATGCAGGAGCAGTTGGAGTGATGGTCCTCGATAAGCTTCCCTACGATGTCAGAAAGGCAGGAGGAGTTGCGAGGACCGCTGATGCTTCCATTATAAAGAGGGTAATGGACAGCATAACGATTCCCGTTTCAGCCAAGTGCAGAATTGCTCATGAATGGGAAGCAAGAATATTGGAGGAGCTCGGTGTCGATCTAATTGACGAGAGCGAAGTTCTAACACCAGCAGATGAGTCTGCCCACATTGATAAATGGAAGTTTAGGACGCCGTTTGTGAATGGGGCTAGGAATCTTCCTGAAGCCCTCAGGAGAATTGAAGAAGGAGCAGCAATGATAAGAACGAAAGGTGAGCCGGGAACAGGAAATGTTGCGGAGGCCGTGAAGCACATAAAGCTGGTTAACAGAGATATCTCCATCCTTAGAGGATATGCCCAGGCAGGAGATTTTGAGGCGATTCTGTCATATTCAAGGCAAAACCAGGTAAACTATGAGCTCGCTCTTCTCACTGCTAAGCTTGGTAGGCTCCCAGTAGTTAATTTTGCTGCAGGTGGAATAGCCACTCCTGCAGATGCTGCCCTAATGATGTGGCTGGGGGCAGATGGAATATTCGTTGGTTCTGGAATATTCAAGAGCGCGGATCCTGAAAACAGAGCGAGAGCGATAGTTATAGCAACTACTCATTGGGATGATCCTGAAGCAGTAGCAGAAGCACAATCAATGGTCTCAGAGAGAGGAGCTTTGGAAGGTATAGACTTGAAGCAGCTGAGACCTGAAGAGCTCATGCAGGTTAGGGGGGTGTAA